A single region of the Metarhizium brunneum chromosome 6, complete sequence genome encodes:
- the FUB11 gene encoding Efflux pump FUB11 produces the protein MVSARELDNTTEAGGCCSFGFAREHSSITGLGEKSPITYCYLSFDTALPSVPKPQQSVSVYPPCPDLKPYMSPLKWSPARKNVSLALSCVATFLTAYTAGCYSPPAGIIAQDLGTTRIVTLVGITTFCAGFAFAPMALAPISEIWGRFPVFIVAGVVFVVFQAICAVMTHIAGLLVARFFVGAGASVFSSVVGGVIADLWDKKERNTPMALFSGSVLAGTGAGPLVGTAFMKRFGQTTTAWKWTFWHQVVLDGVLLILLILLFKESRASVLLTRKAKRLNQWYEKLESRGIYGVCMPASSPPLPIASGASSDEDQKGGHGSQDRYLRIRWVVREDEQRPPVFQMMSLSVRRPFHMLFTEPVVFSFSLWAAFSWAVLYMSFSVVPFLYENSFDLSSRVYGAIMAAAVVATAVSILQQHLLKHPQWRVHKGDFEYSDSRFWAFMRNRFPTDSPEARLYFACVTALFLPAGLFGAFLCPESMSGYAEAVGLGFAVWGIYSIYLATFNYLADSYQSYASSALAAQNFCRNVLGGIFPLIVKAMFTNLGLKGAGGMLGGIAMVLSVIPWVLLLFGQRIRSRSKLANSLQHQ, from the exons ATGGTCTCTGCCAGGGAGCTGGACAACACCACCGAAGCGGGAGGCTGTTGCTCTTTCGGCTTCGCCAGAGAACACAGCTCGATTACCGGCTTGGGTGAAAAAAGCCCAATCACATATTGCTACCTGTCCTTCGACACCGCCCTGCCCTCGGTGCCAAAGCCGCAACAGAGTGTCAGCGTCTACCCGCCTTGTCCTGACCTGAAGCCATACATGTCCCCGCTCAAATGGAGTCCAGCTCGAAAGAATGTTTCGTTGGCACTCTCGTGCGTCGCCACGTTTCTCACTGCCTACACTGCGGGTTGCTATTCACCCCCAGCCGGCATCATTGCCCAGGACCTTGGCACAACCCGGATCGTCACACTGGTTGGCATTACCACGTTTTGTGCAGGGTTCGCCTTCGCACCAATGGCACTGGCGCCCATCTCGGAGATTTGGGGTCGCTTCCCCGTCTTCATTGTTGCCGGCGTAGTATTCGTCGTGTTTCAGGCTATTTGCGCCGTCATGACTCACATTGCCGGGCTCCTCGTCGCACGCTTCTTCGTTGGAGCCGGTGCATCTGTATTTAGCTCCGTCGTCGGCGGTGTCATTGCGGACCTGTGGGACAAAAAGGAGCGCAACACGCCCATGGCCCTCTTCAGCGGCTCTGTTCTGGCTGGAACCGGAGCCGGGCCACTGGTCGGCACGGCTTTTATGAAGCGGTTTGGGCAAACTACCACGGCCTGGAAGTGGACATTTTGGCACCAGGTTGTCCTGGATGGCGTGCTTCTCATCCTGTTGATTCTCTTGTTCAAGGAAAGCCGCGCCTCAGTCCTACTAACCAGAAAAGCTAAAAGGCTAAACCAGTGGTATGAGAAGCTCGAGTCCAGGGGAATCTATGGCGTGTGTATGCCGGCCtcttcgccgccgctgcccatTGCCTCCGGCGCATCTTCCGACGAGGATCAAAAGGGGGGACATGGCAGTCAAGACAGGTACTTGCGTATTCGCTGGGTTGTCAGGGAAGACGAACAACGCCCTCCTGTGTTCCAGATGATGAGTTTGTCCGTGAGGCGGCCCTTCCACATGCTTTTTACCGAGCCCGTCGTCTTTTCGTTTTCCCTCTGGGCGGCGTTTTCTTGGGCCGTTCTCTACATGTCTTTTTCTGTCGTGCCTTTTCTATATGAAAACAGTTTCGACCTCTCCAGCCGCGTCTATggtgccatcatggccgccgctgTGGTCGCAACAGCAGTGAGCATCTTGCAGCAGCATCTGCTCAAGCACCCGCAATGGCGTGTCCACAAGGGAGATTTTGAGTATTCTGATTCGAGGTTCTGGGCTTTTATGAGAAACCGTTTCCCGACTGACTCCCCCGAGGCGAGGCTTTACTTTGCTTGCGTTACCGCGCTGTTCCTACCCGCCGGCTTGTTCGGAGCCTTCCTGTGCCCCGAATCTATGAGTGGATATGCAGAAGCCGTAGGTCTCGGCTTTGCCGTCTGGGGCATATACTCCATCTATCTAGCGACGTTTAACTATCTTGCCGACTCGTACCAGAGTTATgcatcctcggccttggcagctCAGAATTTCTGTCGCAACGTTTTGGGTGGCATATTCCCCCTCATTGTAAAGGCAATGTTTACCAATCTTGGCCTCAAGGGTGCAGGGGGCATGCTGGGCGGTATTGCCATGGTGTTGTCTGTCATCCCTTGGGTTCTGCTGCTTTTTGGTCAAAGAATTCGGTCACGGAGTAAACTTGCAAAT TCTCTCCAACACCAATAG
- the Suox gene encoding Sulfite oxidase, protein MNPRHHRCISQRLFRLHISHPRPTADFFPTAVHRRVFSSSVPKSAEAGRHSGGPASRVSAVRHSVRPRSQIAAAIASLGLLSLALCVYPSSPTTLDAHYASSPPVSSSSFKPEPAPAPENPSDNRDPDLPRFRIAEVRKHGADSDHPWVIYGDKVYDITDWIPAHPGGQVILRAAGGSIDPYWNIFTIHKNQYVYDILSQYLIGYVDQADLVNGKPAQDQIEDPFENDPERHPSLITRTAKPRNAETPSEALSAQFLTPNELFYVRNHMWVPTIEDSKTDDYRLTVELLDGTMKEYTLRELKTRFPSRKVTAVLQCSGNRRKHMSDDSGRQTNGLPWTSGAISNASWEGVLLSDVLADAGFDLSEAMSGSSETQHVQFMGLEAYGASIPIKKAIDPQGDVLLAYSMNDKPLPRDHGFPLRAIVPGHVAARSVKWLNHITLSDEESTSQWQRKDYKCFGPNQTKVDWDAAPAIQELPVQSAITTLKLGKWLDSKTEPNVLKNDQDQAATSQNPPQQEISMSGYAFSGGGRSIIRVDVSLDGGGSWTQAYLLPDCVSKNGTPSPCQGHGAWSWKRWVFEGSVPLDTFKEKHGGRPDDPVTAAANSKTPDSGQKRCTTVLVKATDDAYNTQPESHAATWNFRGNLATAWHRVQVCTDCSRATANGNSAQEK, encoded by the coding sequence ATGAATCCACGACACCACCGCTGTATATCTCAACGGCTGTTTCGTCTTCACATTTCCCACCCACGGCCAACGGCAGACTTTTTTCCAACCGCAGTCCATCGACGcgtcttctcctcttctGTCCCGAAAAGTGCGGAGGCCGGGCGTCACAGCGGCGGCCCGGCCTCGCGGGTGTCGGCGGTACGGCATTCGGTTCGGCCCCGTTCTCAGATCGCGGCTGCCATTGCTAGTCTCGGTTTGCTCTCTCTTGCTCTCTGTGTCTATCCCTCGTCCCCCACCACCTTGGATGCCCATTATGCATCGTCACCCCCGGTTTCGTCCTCTTCTTTTAAGCCCGagccagctccagctccagagAATCCCTCCGACAACCGGGATCCCGACCTGCCACGCTTTCGTATAGCTGAAGTCCGTAAGCATGGGGCCGACTCGGACCATCCATGGGTCATATATGGTGACAAGGTCTACGACATAACGGATTGGATCCCCGCTCATCCTGGTGGCCAAGTCATTCTGCGCGCCGCCGGAGGATCCATAGACCCTTATTGGAATATTTTTACAATCCACAAGAATCAATACGTTTACGATATCCTGTCCCAATATCTAATTGGTTATGTTGACCAAGCCGatcttgtcaatggcaagccTGCGCAAGACCAAATCGAGGATCCTTTCGAAAATGACCCGGAGCGGCACCCATCGCTTATTACACGGACAGCCAAGCCTCGAAATGCTGAAACGCCATCAGAAGCGCTCAGCGCGCAATTCCTGACACCCAACGAGCTCTTCTACGTGCGTAATCATATGTGGGTTCCCACCATCGAGGACTCCAAGACGGATGACTATCGATTGACAgtcgagcttcttgatggAACCATGAAGGAATACACACTGCGGGAACTGAAAACAAGGTTTCCCAGCCGCAAGGTCACTGCCGTTTTGCAATGCTCTGGTAATCGTCGCAAGCATATGAGTGATGATTCTGGAAGACAAACGAATGGCCTGCCATGGACATCTGGCGCTATTTCCAACGCCTCCTGGGAAGGTGTTCTTCTTTCAGACGTGCTGGCCGACGCTGGATTTGACCTTTCGGAAGCCATGAGTGGTTCGAGCGAAACACAACACGTCCAATTCATGGGTCTGGAAGCCTACGGTGCATCCATTCCTATCAAGAAGGCCATTGATCCACAGGGAGATGTCCTATTGGCATACAGCATGAATGATAAACCGCTTCCTCGAGATCATGGGTTTCCTCTAAGAGCCATTGTCCCAGGCCACGTTGCCGCTAGATCTGTCAAATGGCTGAATCATATTACCCTTAGCGACGAAGAGAGCACAAGCCAATGGCAACGCAAGGACTACAAGTGCTTCGGCCCAAACCAGACCAAAGTCGACTGGGATGCAGCTCCTGCCATTCAAGAATTACCGGTCCAAAGTGCCATCACTACTTTGAAGCTAGGCAAGTGGCTTGACTCAAAAACAGAGCCCAATGTCTTGAAAAACGACCAGGACCAGGCAGCCACATCGCAGAATCCTCCCCAACAAGAAATTAGCATGAGCGGATACGCATTCTCTGGTGGCGGTAGATCTATCATCCGTGTGGATGTTTCGTTGGATGGTGGCGGCTCGTGGACTCAAGCGTATCTTCTGCCTGATTGCGTGTCCAAAAATGGCACGCCATCGCCCTGCCAGGGCCATGGGGCATGGTCCTGGAAGCGATGGGTATTTGAAGGAAGTGTGCCGCTGGATACATTTAAAGAAAAACACGGAGGCAGACCCGACGATCCGGTGACTGCTGCTGCGAATAGCAAGACTCCAGACAGCGGCCAGAAGCGGTGTACCACAGTTCTGGTCAAGGCAACCGATGATGCCTACAACACACAACCGGAAAGCCACGCCGCAACCTGGAACTTCCGTGGTAATCTAGCCACAGCTTGGCACAGAGTACAGGTTTGTACTGATTGCTCTCGGGCAACTGCCAATGGCAACAGCGCACAAGAAAAGTGA